One Sporosarcina sp. ANT_H38 genomic window, TCATCGTGGTCGGATATTCTGCCAATACGGACCATTTGTTTTCGGGATCAATTTCTTTAAAATCGTCTTTCCCTTCCGGATGAAGAATGACAACATCCATTCCCAGCAAGATAACGTAGAACAGAAAGTACATCTGACTTTTGTTCATATCACCATACCAGATGATGTGTGGAATATCCTTTTCAATAGGTGTTCCTTTCACCCACGGATCGATATGATTCCACGTCCATTTAATAATATCCACAAAAACACGCCGAAATTCCGGATGGTGAAATGCACCGGCATGATTTTCCTTGAATCGTTCAAACACATCAATGAGTGCTGACCGGATTAACCTATTGAAATCATGATCTTCGCTATATTTCGGAAGTAGTTGCGCACCTTCTAAAAAGGCAACAAACCGATTAATCGACAAATTAGGTTTTTCCTGAATAAGATCATAAATACGTTGGATTGATTGAAAGCGGTCCGGCGGCATCGTCTTATCAAGTGTTTCAGATAACACATGAACACCGGGTGCCTGGCTCGCTGTGTAAAGTTCAATCATATATTCTGTTTCATCGAAACCCGCTCCGACAATACGCGCAGCTATGTGATTGTATTGTGTAGTGTCTTGTTCCAATCGATAATCAGGACGGGCGGAAATCGGCCTACTCAGTTCGATCATCCAATTAGAATATTCAACCTTATTAACTATCAGTTTCCTAATCACCTTAACTCCCCCCAATCACCTATTTTATGTACAAATGGAAGGGGCTTAGTCCGATCTGTCAACGGATTCCAGGGATTAATTGGAGCCGCTTCGAAAGAATTGTTTCAATGATTTCCTCCGATGCCAAAATTCCTGTTTTTTGTGTCAGTCCCAGATGACCAAAATTAACCGCCGCTTCCCCGTGCCGTGGTATCAAACCGAACTCTGCCTGTTGAATCAAGCAGACGTCAAGATTGGAATCGCCCGCCGTATAGACCGTCTTCTTTCCCTCTTTTTTCGAGACATAGTCAACCGCATCCCATTTATTAATGAACGATGGAATGAAGTAAACCTTTCTGCCCTGAACTGAAAAGACCCAACCAATCTCAGCTGCCAACCGTGTATAATCCTTGAATCGTTCAGGAGAAAGCGGAGGTTTTATAATTAAGTAAACAAAAAACTCATCTACTACTCGAATCGATTCTAACTGTGATGCACCTGCAATTTCTTCTATTCTACGCTTCACATCTTTTACTGAAGCTACACTTCTATTTATTTTAGTACGGATATAGTCCTGCCAGTGCATATCTACTTTTCCATTCTTGTGCACAACGCCGCCATTAGAAGTAATTACATATGTAGGACGAATTTCTTCACGAAAAAGTGAGATACGATTGTATTGTTCAACAGTCCTTGTCGTTACAGGAACAAACATCATCTCATTAGATAGATCACGTAATAGTGCAATTGCTTTTTCCGTCATGAATGAAATTTCTCTTCCGTTAAATACTTCGACATTACGGATAGATACATTCAAAGTCTCTTCGGCAAGGCGCCGATGAGAATAAACAAGTGTTCCGTCTAAATCACTTGCAAACATCATAATTTTTTCTCCAACGGTTTGATAAGTCCACAACAAGTATAAGTCATCTGTTCAAAAACCTCCACAGGGACATCCCTTTCTCTTGCTAATTGAAAAATGTGTTTAAGTCGAGTGTCATTCAAATCCTTGACTAATATTTTCCATGGTAGCCGACGTAATAAAACTCGCGTCGTCTCTCCAACACCCGGTTTGATGAGATTCACATTTTCAATTCCGTAGTGCTCCTGAATCAATGCGATTGTTTGCATTCCCCTCCAAGTCGGGGTCATATCTGTTTTCTCTAAAGCTGCTTTCGACTCTTTAATTAACAACGCTATTGCTTCAAATTCTGCAGTAATAACATCAATATGATAATTCGATACATCTTTATCTCTAAGTTCCGAATAGACCTTCGCTCCGTGGAAATCCGTCTCCCCGATCCAGCGGCTGTTCAGAACTGTACGACTGATTAGGCCTGATACCGTAGAATTTAAACATGCACTCGGAATAAGATAGTCTTCCCGCGTCCCGTATAAAGAGGAACAGTGACCCGGATCAGCCAAGACAACAAGTTCATCGTCAAGCATGATTCCATGTTTTTCTTTGAATGCTTCCACTGACCGTGTCAGCTCTTTAGAAATCGCACCTTTACCAGTCCAACCGTCTACAAAGACGATATGCTTATCCGGATGTTGACTTGTAATATATAGCAACGCATTTTCATCAATACCACGTCCTCGCATGATTGATATGCTGTAATGGGGTAAATCCACTCCATATACTACTTTAATGTAACGCTTCATCAAGATACCGATCGGCGTCCCGCCTCTCGCAAGGGAAACAAGAACAAGTTCTTTCCCTTTCTTCTCAATGAGGAGTTCCGAAACTGTACCGACCCCAGTAGCCACTTTTCGCTTCGAAGTATGAAGCGTCTCGTAAAACAAATTTAAATAGGCTTCGGTCGGCTCATATTCAACCGGTAGCATTTCCGAATAATGGACTCCACTTTGAATAGCCTCTTCCCGTTCATCCAAACTTCTCTCGAGATTCACATTCGAAAGATCTTTCAATAGAAAAACAACATCTTCAGAAGAATAACTCCCTGTCAGTATCTGCATCTTTTGTTCCATCTTCTAATCACACCTTTCAAGTGAAGTCCACAATATGAATTGCAGGTAATCCCTTGAACTGGCGTAATAGCGGTTCAAGCCTCTTCTCATCCATTGGACGTTCAAAGAACAAGAAAACCTCATCGTATTTCATGTTGGATACATTATATGCATAATTCATAGTTGCTGGATCTTCAGGACTTTCAAAAGCCAATCGGTTTTTTATGGGGTACCCTTCCCGGTCTATCGGGAATATCGGACTTCTCGTTGTTGAATGATAAGATACGCCCTCCCCCATGTAAACAGCAGTTTTCATAGGAATATGCATGAATTCACCCGTACCAAGACATAACGTCCTTTTTCCTGTTCGATGCTTCCTCAAATATTCTCCTGCACTCTGACAATATGCCTCAACATCTTGTTTGTTATCCGATGAAATGCCAAATCGTCCAGTCAGAGCCGAATAATATGAACCGCCTTTAAATCCAAAGGAATCAATTGATGAATATTTATAGTGAGGGAGAGGGACTGGCAGCGACTGCAGACTGATTCTCTCAAAATCAGGAACTCCAACAACCGATTCACCAACAACATTGGTACTTTCAGTTAGACCAGGTGTTCCTTCGACTTGAATCGTTCCCGTCAATAAAGCATAAGTCGTGATGCAAACATCATGCGATTTCTCAAATTCCTTCAATCGCTGCTGATCTTCTTCACTCCGCCAGTCCAGAAGGGATAAAATTGAGTATTCTTTACGCGGAAAACGCTTCTGAATAGAAGCAATGATATTCAAGGCTGTATTTCCTGTGGTAATTTCATCGTCCACGAGACAAATCGGTTTATCATTATTTAAATACTGCTCAGGGGCATAGCAACGCTGATCTGTAGCGTGGGAATGTTCTTCTTCAAAGTAGAGCGTCACCTCTTGATCCGCAAGTATTTCTCTTGTCGAATGAATATAGGTGGCGTCCGAAAAACAGTCAAAAACACCATGACCGAGAGCCGTCGCAGTTTCCGCAAAACCTATGAAAACAACCGGCTCATCAAGTTGACAGCTTAGATTTTTCACAACCGAATAGGCAGCTTGCAAGTTCTTAGTTGAGCCATCCTTAATCGCTTCGATTAGTAGTTCTTTTCCAGGCATTTGTTTAGCTGTTTTTCCTTCATAATAAATCGAAGCCAACAGCGTCGATGCAATCATCGGTGCTTGAGGAGGTAGTGGGATATGCTTCCCAAGCACTTTACTGACAAACAAAAAAGATCGTTTTTTGTTAATCCGCGCAGCCATCTCATATAAAGATTCCGCTGGGAGTCCGTATGGATTTTGTTTGATTTGTACATGTACTTTCATAGACTCGCAAACTTCATGCGTATACTTACTCGGATAATAAATCGATGAATGTGATATTTTCATTGTACACCCCGTATATATCAGACTTGATTAACACTTTTTGAGCCCAGTATAAATGGGGCTTAATCTCATTCATTTTGTTCATAAATTCACTTTTGAATACACCTTTTTCACCAGTAGCTTGCTGGAATATACTAAGCGCATCCACATATTCTTCCTTCGTAACAACATGCAAGGCTTGGATAGGCAAAAGATGGGACGGGTGAATGATTGTTTTCCCGACTAATCCGTTCGCTCTGTCCAACAACGTTTCCTGTATTAACCCATCAAAATCTTTTCGAATCAATTCTTTTCTAAGAAGAAGACCCTCCGAACCTAAATGCTCTTGAAACGGTGTCTCACGCAACTGCGGTTTTAAAATACGTCCATTTGACGAGAAATGTTCCCAGACCGGGCCTGAAACGACAAAGCCATCATGTTGTCTGGCGAATATATTGACGACATCCGTGATTAGCTCATTAACAATAGAAATCTCATAAACAGTCGTCTCACTATCCCTCCTTAACCCATAAAGCCCACATAAATCGGTGGCCCCGATACGGATATTCAGGATGAAATCAGCATAACGATCGACTATCTCCTTCAAACTAAGCAACTCGTTCAATCGACGCTCCTTGTAAAGGACATTCGGCGATTCAAGAATCGGCATACCATATAGAACCGTATTCGCTTGCACATTCAACAGTTTCAGACCAGATAAGTAGTCTTCCGCATTATCCGATGAAAATTTAGGAAATACAAAGCCAACAAGGTTCTTCAGCGAATCACCGAGCCGCTCCCCTATGACCACCATCTGTTTCGCACTTCTCACCCGGACAAAAATGAGCGGAGTCGTTTCTTCTGTAAGTCGACCGTCCTGAATTGCTGCGCTGATTTGTTGCATATGAATAATCAGCTTGTTTTCTGCCTGTTCAACTTCATGATCCCCTATTGCATCTTCCAGACAGATGGCTACTGTAACAAGCTCCTTAAATTTGTTCGTAATAATGAGATCGGCTATATCCTCCCTCGTTGCTGGCATATACAATAAAGCACCCAGACTGTATGACAGCCGTTGTTTATTGGTATGCTTCGTAACCGTCACCGGCTTCCTATAAAATAAATCTTCTATTCCTATAGCTGCTAAGTCGTTAAAATACTTCAATCTGGGCACCAACCTTATTTATTGATCAATTTAGGGTAAAAGAAAAAAGAAGGGGCTAGCCTTCTTTTTTTCTTTGTATTAAGCCATTTTCTTTTTGTTCATGTTATGAACTACAAATGTAGCAAGGAATGTAATGATTATGATGCCAAAGAATGCATAGTGGGAGACATGGAAACCAACAACGCTCAATCCCATCTTAATTGCTATTAACATGATTAGCACATATGCTGTCGTTTCAAGTTCTGGCACTTTGTCGATTAACTTCAAAAATACGCCGGCTATTCCACGCATCATCAAGATACCGAACATTCCTCCAAGAAGAAGTACCCAGATTTCTTCACTGACACCGAAAGCAGCAAGGACACTATCTACTGAAAAGGCGATATCCATAATCTCAACAGCAACGATTGTTCCCCAGAATGTACCGAAAAGACGGATTAGAATACCGCTTGTGTTCATTCCCTTGATTTCATCGTCATCACCCGACTTTTTCGACTTATCGATAAAGTATTTAATCGATAACCACGCGAGGTAAGCTGCACCTAATACCTTGACCCACCACAATTTGATGAGGAAAACACCAATCCCAATTGCGATGAAGCGGAAGATATAAGCCCCAAGAAGTCCGTAAAATAAAGCTTTTTTACGTTGTTTTTCAGGTAAATGTTTAACCATGACGGCCAAAACAAGAGCATTATCTGCTGATAACAGTCCCTCAAGTATGACAAGCGTACCGATTAAACCCCAACTGACAGGGTCAGTTAATACTTGCACCCACATATCCCAATCGAAAAACGCGGCATATGTATCAATCATTCCATTAATTATATCCATTAGTTCCT contains:
- a CDS encoding phosphoribosyltransferase family protein, with protein sequence MKISHSSIYYPSKYTHEVCESMKVHVQIKQNPYGLPAESLYEMAARINKKRSFLFVSKVLGKHIPLPPQAPMIASTLLASIYYEGKTAKQMPGKELLIEAIKDGSTKNLQAAYSVVKNLSCQLDEPVVFIGFAETATALGHGVFDCFSDATYIHSTREILADQEVTLYFEEEHSHATDQRCYAPEQYLNNDKPICLVDDEITTGNTALNIIASIQKRFPRKEYSILSLLDWRSEEDQQRLKEFEKSHDVCITTYALLTGTIQVEGTPGLTESTNVVGESVVGVPDFERISLQSLPVPLPHYKYSSIDSFGFKGGSYYSALTGRFGISSDNKQDVEAYCQSAGEYLRKHRTGKRTLCLGTGEFMHIPMKTAVYMGEGVSYHSTTRSPIFPIDREGYPIKNRLAFESPEDPATMNYAYNVSNMKYDEVFLFFERPMDEKRLEPLLRQFKGLPAIHIVDFT
- a CDS encoding HpcH/HpaI aldolase/citrate lyase family protein, with the protein product MPRLKYFNDLAAIGIEDLFYRKPVTVTKHTNKQRLSYSLGALLYMPATREDIADLIITNKFKELVTVAICLEDAIGDHEVEQAENKLIIHMQQISAAIQDGRLTEETTPLIFVRVRSAKQMVVIGERLGDSLKNLVGFVFPKFSSDNAEDYLSGLKLLNVQANTVLYGMPILESPNVLYKERRLNELLSLKEIVDRYADFILNIRIGATDLCGLYGLRRDSETTVYEISIVNELITDVVNIFARQHDGFVVSGPVWEHFSSNGRILKPQLRETPFQEHLGSEGLLLRKELIRKDFDGLIQETLLDRANGLVGKTIIHPSHLLPIQALHVVTKEEYVDALSIFQQATGEKGVFKSEFMNKMNEIKPHLYWAQKVLIKSDIYGVYNENITFIDLLSE
- a CDS encoding HAD family hydrolase; translated protein: MMFASDLDGTLVYSHRRLAEETLNVSIRNVEVFNGREISFMTEKAIALLRDLSNEMMFVPVTTRTVEQYNRISLFREEIRPTYVITSNGGVVHKNGKVDMHWQDYIRTKINRSVASVKDVKRRIEEIAGASQLESIRVVDEFFVYLIIKPPLSPERFKDYTRLAAEIGWVFSVQGRKVYFIPSFINKWDAVDYVSKKEGKKTVYTAGDSNLDVCLIQQAEFGLIPRHGEAAVNFGHLGLTQKTGILASEEIIETILSKRLQLIPGIR
- a CDS encoding cysteine protease StiP family protein → MEQKMQILTGSYSSEDVVFLLKDLSNVNLERSLDEREEAIQSGVHYSEMLPVEYEPTEAYLNLFYETLHTSKRKVATGVGTVSELLIEKKGKELVLVSLARGGTPIGILMKRYIKVVYGVDLPHYSISIMRGRGIDENALLYITSQHPDKHIVFVDGWTGKGAISKELTRSVEAFKEKHGIMLDDELVVLADPGHCSSLYGTREDYLIPSACLNSTVSGLISRTVLNSRWIGETDFHGAKVYSELRDKDVSNYHIDVITAEFEAIALLIKESKAALEKTDMTPTWRGMQTIALIQEHYGIENVNLIKPGVGETTRVLLRRLPWKILVKDLNDTRLKHIFQLARERDVPVEVFEQMTYTCCGLIKPLEKKL
- a CDS encoding TerC family protein is translated as MDIINGMIDTYAAFFDWDMWVQVLTDPVSWGLIGTLVILEGLLSADNALVLAVMVKHLPEKQRKKALFYGLLGAYIFRFIAIGIGVFLIKLWWVKVLGAAYLAWLSIKYFIDKSKKSGDDDEIKGMNTSGILIRLFGTFWGTIVAVEIMDIAFSVDSVLAAFGVSEEIWVLLLGGMFGILMMRGIAGVFLKLIDKVPELETTAYVLIMLIAIKMGLSVVGFHVSHYAFFGIIIITFLATFVVHNMNKKKMA